One Nocardioides oleivorans DNA segment encodes these proteins:
- a CDS encoding ROK family transcriptional regulator, with protein sequence MTSHTPVGRQLRPQGKLLQEDARRHHRSLLLQQLFREGPASRADLARASGLTRVTVSDLVGEMLADGFVTELGAPAGSRVGKPPTLVGLAADSHHIIGLDLSETDRMSGAVVNLAGTVLARHEVHVDGAEGEQAVELVQRLTSELVAMTERPVLGIGVGSPGIVDTAGTVIDAPNLAWQDTPLSARLAEAFDVPVYVANDANTAVLGEHTFGESGDGGLMVLRVGTGVGAGFVLGGSLLHGHLGAAGEIGHVVVDVAGELCACGRTGCLETLLSAPRLRRRVGEPGVDAPAVLSDVGTRLGEVLAPIVAALNLHEIVLSGPAELLDGPLLDAADRAIRERTMPISSTGLAVRTSKLGEDVVVVGAAVLVLSAELGVS encoded by the coding sequence GTGACCTCGCACACCCCAGTCGGACGCCAGCTGCGACCGCAGGGCAAGCTCCTCCAGGAGGACGCCCGGCGGCACCACCGCTCGCTGCTCCTGCAGCAGCTCTTCCGCGAGGGCCCCGCGAGCCGGGCGGACCTCGCCCGGGCCAGCGGACTGACCCGGGTGACCGTGTCCGACCTGGTCGGCGAGATGCTCGCCGACGGGTTCGTGACCGAGCTCGGCGCCCCAGCGGGCAGCCGGGTGGGCAAGCCGCCCACGCTGGTCGGCCTGGCGGCGGACTCGCACCACATCATCGGCCTCGACCTGTCCGAGACCGACCGGATGTCGGGTGCCGTGGTCAACCTCGCCGGCACCGTCCTGGCCCGCCACGAGGTGCACGTCGACGGGGCGGAGGGGGAGCAGGCGGTCGAGCTCGTTCAGCGGCTCACCTCCGAGCTGGTGGCGATGACCGAGCGCCCGGTCCTGGGCATCGGCGTCGGCAGCCCCGGCATCGTCGACACCGCGGGGACCGTGATCGACGCGCCCAACCTTGCCTGGCAGGACACCCCGCTGTCCGCCCGCCTGGCCGAGGCCTTCGACGTCCCGGTCTACGTCGCCAACGACGCCAACACCGCGGTCCTGGGCGAGCACACCTTCGGCGAGTCCGGCGACGGCGGCCTCATGGTGCTGCGCGTCGGCACCGGTGTGGGTGCCGGCTTCGTGCTCGGCGGCTCCCTCCTGCACGGTCACCTCGGTGCCGCCGGCGAGATCGGGCACGTCGTGGTCGACGTCGCCGGCGAGCTGTGCGCCTGCGGGCGCACCGGCTGCCTGGAGACCCTCCTGTCGGCGCCGCGCCTCCGGCGCCGCGTCGGAGAGCCCGGCGTGGACGCCCCCGCCGTGCTCTCCGACGTCGGGACGAGGCTGGGAGAGGTGCTGGCGCCGATCGTCGCCGCCCTCAACCTGCACGAGATCGTGCTGAGCGGCCCCGCGGAGCTGCTCGACGGTCCGCTGCTCGACGCAGCCGACCGGGCCATCCGCGAGCGGACGATGCCGATCAGCTCCACGGGGCTGGCCGTCCGCACCTCCAAGCTCGGGGAGGACGTGGTGGTCGTGGGAGCGGCCGTGCTCGTCCTCTCCGCAGAGCTGGGCGTCTCGTGA
- a CDS encoding glycoside hydrolase family 3 protein: MTETTTYDVRTLALQVQLPGFHGTALPDDYRALLAEGLGGICYFGSNTAGGPDSTRALSAAIAAANPLAVIAVDEEGGDVSRLHTLEPSPVLGAAALGGASDLRLTEAVGRWIGHELADVGITLDLAPVADVNCNPANPVIGTRSFGTRADDVAAHVSAWTRGLQATGVCACAKHFPGHGDTATDSHLALPRIDVDAATLAARELVPFAGVVQAGIASVMTSHIVVPAIDPDRPATLSPAVLRLLREDLGFDGVIVSDALDMAGASAETGIPEAAVLALAAGCDLLCIGPDKPAPLVEEIREAVVRAVDDGRLPLERLAEAAARVRVLSVLASEVDLAVPDERWQAEAAAFAMTVDGELPDLTGAEVVSVDTVANIAVGEVAWGITPDHRVDPEAPAVPDGVPLVVQVRDAGRRPELLAFLRSLAEAGRTAVVVEWGWPAAYDVGLARISTRGSSAPGVAAVTELLREAGWTR, encoded by the coding sequence ATGACCGAGACGACGACGTACGACGTCCGCACCCTCGCCCTGCAGGTGCAGCTGCCCGGCTTCCACGGGACGGCGCTGCCCGACGACTACCGCGCGCTGCTGGCCGAGGGGCTCGGCGGGATCTGCTACTTCGGCAGCAACACCGCCGGCGGTCCGGACAGCACCAGGGCCCTGAGCGCCGCGATCGCCGCGGCCAACCCCCTCGCCGTCATCGCCGTCGACGAGGAGGGTGGCGACGTCAGCCGCCTCCACACGCTCGAGCCGAGCCCGGTGCTCGGCGCGGCGGCCCTCGGGGGCGCGAGCGACCTCCGGCTGACCGAGGCCGTCGGTCGCTGGATCGGCCACGAGCTCGCGGACGTCGGGATCACCCTCGACCTCGCGCCCGTCGCGGACGTCAACTGCAACCCCGCCAACCCGGTCATCGGCACCCGGAGCTTCGGCACCCGGGCCGACGACGTGGCCGCCCACGTGTCGGCCTGGACCCGCGGGCTCCAGGCCACGGGGGTCTGCGCCTGCGCGAAGCACTTCCCCGGCCACGGCGACACCGCCACCGACAGCCACCTCGCGCTGCCGCGGATCGACGTCGACGCCGCGACGCTCGCCGCCCGTGAGCTCGTGCCCTTCGCCGGCGTCGTGCAGGCCGGCATCGCCTCGGTCATGACCTCGCACATCGTCGTGCCCGCCATCGACCCCGACCGGCCGGCGACCCTGAGCCCGGCCGTGCTGCGTCTGCTGCGCGAGGACCTCGGCTTCGACGGGGTGATCGTCAGCGACGCCCTCGACATGGCCGGCGCCTCCGCCGAGACCGGCATCCCGGAGGCCGCCGTGCTCGCGCTCGCCGCGGGCTGCGACCTGCTCTGCATCGGTCCCGACAAGCCGGCCCCGCTCGTCGAGGAGATCCGCGAAGCCGTGGTCCGGGCGGTCGACGACGGCCGGCTGCCGCTCGAGCGCCTGGCCGAGGCTGCGGCCCGCGTGCGGGTGCTCAGCGTCCTCGCCTCCGAGGTCGACCTCGCCGTGCCGGACGAGCGCTGGCAGGCCGAGGCCGCCGCCTTCGCCATGACCGTCGACGGCGAGCTGCCCGACCTCACCGGCGCCGAGGTGGTCAGCGTCGACACGGTCGCCAACATCGCCGTGGGCGAGGTCGCCTGGGGCATCACACCGGACCACCGGGTCGACCCGGAGGCGCCGGCCGTGCCCGACGGCGTGCCCCTCGTCGTGCAGGTGCGCGACGCCGGGCGTCGCCCCGAGCTGCTGGCCTTCCTGCGCTCGCTGGCCGAGGCGGGACGCACCGCCGTGGTCGTGGAGTGGGGCTGGCCGGCGGCGTACGACGTCGGGCTTGCGAGAATCAGCACGCGCGGCTCGTCGGCACCCGGCGTCGCCGCGGTGACCGAGCTGTTGCGAGAGGCAGGGTGGACGCGGTGA
- a CDS encoding extracellular solute-binding protein produces the protein MRGNTVVRIKKSLTGVAVAALALTTLAACGSDDSSSSSEDGGPESADIRVWLNGTDTPQEARDWLKKTFEDENPGSTLTIEQQEWDGLVEKLTTSLSSESETPDVVEIGNTQAPTFTSAGAFADLTGDLADFGGDDLLPGFVEGATVDGKTYAVPYYAGSKYIFYRKDLLKDAGLEVPTTLDEFVDTAVKLKEANPKPANFSGFWFPGQDWRNGAAFIWAAGGDLAVDDGGTWSGDLTADGSIAGLEMAQKLFTDASGAPKDGNEADPWTPFCAGEVGMMSTPGWVKGLIEAEDTGCPDTFAKDMGVFALPGNDGSPAPVLLGGSDLAIAAKSANQDLAQKAIALMLSDDYQTIMAKAGLTPAKVSLASELGDDEYAAATIEAASNAKLTPAAPGWATVEGSRVLEDLFSAIAQGGDVEELAGKADEQMDGQLNG, from the coding sequence ATGAGAGGGAACACTGTGGTGCGCATCAAGAAGTCATTGACCGGAGTGGCAGTCGCCGCACTCGCGCTGACCACGCTGGCCGCGTGCGGCAGCGACGACAGCAGCTCGTCGAGCGAGGACGGCGGTCCCGAGAGCGCGGACATCCGGGTCTGGCTCAACGGCACGGACACTCCGCAGGAGGCCCGCGACTGGCTGAAGAAGACGTTCGAGGACGAGAACCCCGGCTCCACGCTCACCATCGAGCAGCAGGAGTGGGACGGCCTGGTCGAGAAGCTGACCACCTCGCTGTCCAGCGAGTCCGAGACGCCCGACGTGGTCGAGATCGGCAACACCCAGGCCCCGACCTTCACCTCGGCCGGCGCCTTCGCGGACCTGACCGGTGACCTCGCCGACTTCGGCGGCGACGACCTGCTGCCCGGCTTCGTCGAGGGCGCGACGGTGGACGGCAAGACCTACGCCGTTCCCTACTACGCCGGGTCGAAGTACATCTTCTACCGCAAGGACCTCCTCAAGGACGCCGGTCTCGAGGTGCCCACCACGCTCGACGAGTTCGTCGACACGGCCGTCAAGCTCAAGGAGGCCAACCCCAAGCCGGCCAACTTCTCCGGCTTCTGGTTCCCCGGCCAGGACTGGCGCAACGGTGCCGCTTTCATCTGGGCAGCGGGCGGTGATCTCGCGGTCGACGACGGCGGCACCTGGTCCGGCGATCTGACCGCGGACGGCTCGATCGCCGGCCTCGAGATGGCCCAGAAGCTGTTCACCGACGCCTCGGGCGCCCCCAAGGACGGCAACGAGGCCGACCCGTGGACCCCGTTCTGCGCCGGCGAGGTCGGCATGATGTCGACGCCGGGCTGGGTCAAGGGCCTGATCGAGGCCGAGGACACGGGCTGCCCCGACACCTTCGCCAAGGACATGGGCGTCTTCGCGCTCCCCGGCAACGACGGCTCGCCCGCCCCGGTGCTGCTCGGCGGCTCCGACCTCGCGATCGCCGCGAAGTCGGCCAACCAGGACCTCGCCCAGAAGGCGATCGCCCTCATGCTGAGCGACGACTACCAGACGATCATGGCCAAGGCCGGCCTCACGCCTGCCAAGGTCTCGCTCGCCTCCGAGCTCGGTGACGACGAGTACGCCGCCGCCACCATCGAGGCCGCGTCCAACGCCAAGCTCACCCCGGCCGCGCCGGGCTGGGCCACCGTCGAGGGCTCCCGGGTCCTCGAGGACCTCTTCAGCGCCATCGCCCAGGGCGGCGACGTCGAGGAGCTGGCCGGCAAGGCCGACGAGCAGATGGACGGCCAGCTGAACGGCTGA
- a CDS encoding amidohydrolase family protein: MTEAATDPVPFAAQLGLPGLQDLHTHFLPPRVMAKVRAQFDSAGPLIGRPWPLRYRDEDDVLVETLRSFGVRRFTALPYAHKPDMAEFLNGWAADFAERVPEAAVCGTFFPEPGVTAYVTSRTETVEVWKVHVQVGAFTVTDPALDDAWGVIAEAGTPVVLHAGSGPVATEHTGPDPVAALLARHPRLRLVVAHAGAPEYADFLRLAEDHERVALDTTMAFTPFFEEMGGAYPPELLPRLRDLGLAGRVHLGSDFPNIPYAYGEQLAGLAALDLGDDWLRAVCWHNTAALLD, from the coding sequence CCCACTTCCTGCCGCCACGGGTGATGGCGAAGGTGCGCGCCCAGTTCGACTCGGCCGGCCCGCTGATCGGCCGCCCGTGGCCGTTGCGCTACCGCGACGAGGACGACGTGCTGGTCGAGACCCTCCGCTCCTTCGGCGTCCGCCGCTTCACCGCCCTGCCCTACGCCCACAAGCCCGACATGGCCGAGTTCCTCAACGGCTGGGCCGCCGACTTCGCGGAGCGGGTGCCCGAGGCGGCGGTCTGCGGCACCTTCTTCCCCGAGCCCGGCGTGACGGCGTACGTCACCTCCCGCACCGAGACCGTGGAGGTCTGGAAGGTGCACGTGCAGGTCGGGGCCTTCACGGTCACCGACCCCGCGCTCGACGACGCCTGGGGCGTGATCGCGGAGGCCGGCACCCCGGTCGTGCTGCACGCGGGCAGCGGACCGGTCGCCACCGAGCACACCGGCCCCGATCCGGTCGCCGCCCTGCTGGCCCGGCACCCGCGGCTGCGGCTGGTGGTCGCGCACGCCGGCGCCCCGGAGTACGCCGACTTCCTCCGGCTCGCCGAGGACCACGAGCGGGTCGCGCTCGACACGACGATGGCGTTCACGCCGTTCTTCGAGGAGATGGGCGGTGCCTATCCGCCGGAGCTGCTGCCGCGGCTGCGCGACCTCGGGCTGGCGGGCCGGGTCCACCTGGGCAGCGACTTCCCGAACATCCCCTACGCCTACGGCGAGCAGCTCGCGGGCCTCGCCGCGCTCGACCTCGGCGACGACTGGCTGCGCGCCGTCTGCTGGCACAACACCGCAGCACTCCTGGACTGA
- a CDS encoding hemolysin family protein: MESGLWVDVLLVLAFVLVGGVFAATEMALVSLRTAQVDRLEREGGRGHAVAALARDPGRFLSAVQIGVTVAGFFSASFGASTLAPSFAPVFDGLGLPGPDTVSLVVTTLVVSYLSLVLGELVPKRLALQRSEGVAKLFAPPLGKFAVVMRPVIWLLSLSTNVLLRLLGGNPDAAGDEVDEEELRIMISGHEDIPEGERKIVDDVFDAGDRSISEVMKPRGDVVFLRGDMSLADAVSVIVGEPYTRYPVTGQSFDEILGYLHLRDVLGRSDDGATPVSAIVRDLPVLPRTNRVLPSIDQLRNLGAHIALVVDEYGGTDGIVTLEDLMEELVGEIQDEYDRDAETAAAADPETIDAGLTIEDFADRTGVELEDGPYETVAGFVLHRLARMADSGDRVAVGDRVLEVAELDGHRITRVRLHAPVADGEPHAEPDVAPGTGTGTPGD; encoded by the coding sequence GTGGAATCCGGACTGTGGGTCGACGTCCTGCTGGTGCTTGCCTTCGTGCTGGTCGGCGGTGTCTTCGCCGCGACCGAGATGGCGCTGGTGTCGCTGCGCACCGCCCAGGTCGACCGCCTCGAGCGAGAGGGTGGGCGCGGGCACGCGGTCGCGGCCCTCGCGCGCGACCCGGGACGGTTCCTGTCAGCGGTCCAGATCGGCGTCACCGTCGCGGGGTTCTTCTCGGCGTCGTTCGGCGCGTCCACGCTCGCCCCGTCGTTCGCCCCCGTCTTCGACGGACTGGGCCTGCCGGGGCCCGACACCGTCTCGCTGGTGGTGACGACCCTGGTCGTGTCCTACCTCTCGCTCGTCCTCGGCGAGCTCGTCCCGAAGCGCCTGGCGCTGCAGCGCTCCGAGGGTGTCGCCAAGCTCTTCGCACCGCCGCTCGGCAAGTTCGCCGTGGTGATGCGACCCGTCATCTGGCTGCTGTCGCTGTCGACGAACGTGTTGCTCCGCCTGCTCGGCGGCAACCCCGACGCCGCCGGCGACGAGGTCGACGAGGAGGAGCTCCGGATCATGATCTCGGGGCACGAGGACATCCCCGAGGGCGAGCGCAAGATCGTCGACGACGTCTTCGACGCGGGTGACCGCTCGATCAGCGAGGTGATGAAGCCGCGTGGCGACGTGGTGTTCCTGCGCGGCGACATGTCGCTCGCCGACGCCGTCTCGGTCATCGTGGGCGAGCCCTACACGCGCTACCCGGTGACCGGGCAGTCCTTCGACGAGATCCTCGGCTACCTCCACCTCCGCGACGTGCTGGGCCGCAGCGACGACGGCGCGACGCCGGTCTCGGCCATCGTCCGCGACCTCCCGGTGCTGCCGCGCACCAACCGGGTGCTGCCCTCGATCGACCAGCTGCGCAACCTCGGTGCGCACATCGCGCTCGTCGTCGACGAGTACGGCGGCACCGACGGCATCGTCACCCTCGAGGACCTGATGGAGGAGCTCGTCGGGGAGATCCAGGACGAGTACGACCGCGACGCCGAGACGGCTGCGGCGGCAGACCCCGAGACGATCGACGCCGGGCTCACGATCGAGGACTTCGCCGACCGCACCGGCGTCGAGCTCGAGGACGGCCCCTACGAGACGGTCGCGGGCTTCGTGCTCCACCGCCTCGCCCGGATGGCCGACAGCGGCGACCGGGTGGCGGTCGGCGACCGGGTGCTGGAGGTCGCCGAGCTCGACGGCCACCGCATCACCCGCGTACGACTCCACGCACCGGTGGCGGACGGCGAGCCGCACGCCGAGCCGGACGTCGCCCCGGGTACGGGTACGGGCACGCCCGGGGACTGA
- a CDS encoding VanZ family protein — MFGEVPVLPVVVPLGAAVCLLLVWRLRSRGSFSWPRATVALALGVYAAGIVANTVFPIFRDKPARTAEWDTYLALTPVAGYGVADAVTNVVVFTPLGMLVALVLARPSWWRVVAVAAAVSLGIEVTQYVTALTLGGGHVADLNDLLFNVVGGALGHGLLAAVTRVPAVARLVDLFRWR; from the coding sequence GTGTTCGGAGAAGTCCCGGTGCTCCCGGTCGTCGTGCCACTCGGCGCAGCCGTCTGCCTGCTGCTGGTGTGGCGGCTGCGCTCGCGGGGATCGTTCTCCTGGCCGCGCGCCACCGTTGCGCTCGCCCTCGGGGTCTACGCCGCGGGCATCGTCGCGAACACCGTCTTCCCGATCTTCCGCGACAAGCCGGCCCGGACCGCCGAGTGGGACACCTACCTCGCGCTGACGCCCGTCGCCGGCTACGGCGTCGCCGACGCCGTCACGAACGTCGTCGTCTTCACGCCGCTGGGGATGCTGGTGGCGCTGGTCCTCGCGCGGCCGAGCTGGTGGCGGGTGGTCGCCGTCGCGGCCGCGGTGAGCCTGGGCATCGAGGTCACCCAGTACGTCACCGCGCTCACCCTCGGCGGCGGTCACGTCGCCGACCTCAACGACCTGCTCTTCAACGTCGTCGGGGGAGCGCTGGGCCACGGCCTGCTCGCCGCCGTGACCCGGGTACCCGCGGTCGCCCGACTCGTCGACCTGTTCCGCTGGCGCTGA
- a CDS encoding carbohydrate ABC transporter permease, producing MSRTTTRPTRWLANAVGLITFVVAAFPVYWMVNSSFLDRNEIRNPVPTWVPFGGDLDNFRTVFETDQFVNALKMSLMVTGLTIVVSLAFAFVAAVAVSRFRFKGRMSFIVTLLVIQMIPVEGLFISQYKMLETMELLNTVVGLTIVYVAGVLPFTIWTLRGFVAGVPYELEEAAMMDGCTRIQAFFRVTFPLLAPGLVATGVFGFIQAWNEFTLALVVMTREEKRTLPLWLSTFTDVNSGTDWGGIMAGSTLIAVPVIIFFLIVQGRMVSGLTAGAVKG from the coding sequence ATGTCCCGCACCACGACCCGCCCCACCCGGTGGCTGGCCAACGCCGTCGGCCTGATCACCTTCGTGGTCGCCGCCTTCCCGGTCTACTGGATGGTCAACAGCTCCTTCCTCGACCGCAACGAGATCCGCAACCCGGTGCCGACCTGGGTGCCCTTCGGCGGCGACCTCGACAACTTCCGCACCGTCTTCGAGACCGACCAGTTCGTCAACGCGCTGAAGATGAGCCTGATGGTCACCGGCCTCACGATCGTCGTCTCGCTCGCCTTCGCGTTCGTCGCCGCGGTCGCGGTCTCGCGCTTCCGGTTCAAGGGCAGGATGTCGTTCATCGTCACGTTGCTCGTGATCCAGATGATCCCGGTCGAGGGACTCTTCATCTCCCAGTACAAGATGCTGGAGACGATGGAGCTGCTCAACACCGTGGTCGGCCTGACGATCGTGTACGTCGCCGGCGTGCTGCCCTTCACGATCTGGACCCTGCGTGGCTTCGTCGCCGGTGTGCCCTACGAGCTCGAGGAGGCGGCCATGATGGACGGCTGCACCCGCATCCAGGCCTTCTTCCGGGTCACCTTCCCCCTGCTCGCGCCGGGGCTCGTCGCGACCGGGGTGTTCGGCTTCATCCAGGCGTGGAACGAGTTCACCCTCGCGCTGGTCGTGATGACGCGCGAGGAGAAGCGCACGCTCCCGCTGTGGCTGTCGACCTTCACCGACGTCAACAGCGGCACCGACTGGGGCGGCATCATGGCGGGCTCGACGCTCATCGCGGTCCCGGTCATCATCTTCTTCCTCATCGTCCAGGGCCGGATGGTCAGCGGCCTCACCGCCGGGGCGGTGAAGGGGTGA
- a CDS encoding glucosamine-6-phosphate deaminase — translation MEVVPLDSAEAVGALAADTFEALVRSKPDAVLGLATGSSPLPTYEELVRRHAAGTGPSYDRVRCFTLDEYVGLPLGHPQTYRETIFAEVTDGLGIDRGRVASPDVDPAGLPGAGARYEAALVDAGGVDVQVLGIGSDGHLAFNEPGSSLVSLTRLKTLTDRTRQDNARFFDSIDEVPRHVLTQGLGTIGRARHLLLVVSGEGKAQAVADAVEGPVSASCPASVLQLHPHVTVLLDPAAASRLSRGDYYREVYAGKPDWQGL, via the coding sequence ATGGAGGTCGTACCACTCGACAGCGCCGAGGCCGTGGGTGCGCTCGCCGCCGACACCTTCGAGGCGCTGGTGCGCAGCAAGCCCGACGCCGTCCTCGGACTGGCGACCGGTTCGAGCCCGCTGCCGACCTACGAGGAGCTGGTCCGGCGGCACGCGGCCGGCACCGGTCCGTCGTACGACCGGGTGCGCTGCTTCACCCTCGACGAGTACGTCGGGCTGCCCCTCGGCCACCCGCAGACCTACCGCGAGACGATCTTCGCCGAGGTGACCGACGGCCTCGGCATCGACCGCGGGCGCGTGGCCAGCCCCGACGTCGACCCGGCCGGTCTCCCCGGTGCGGGAGCGCGCTACGAGGCCGCCCTCGTCGACGCCGGGGGAGTCGACGTGCAGGTGCTCGGCATCGGCAGCGATGGCCACCTGGCCTTCAACGAGCCGGGCTCGTCGCTCGTCTCGCTGACCCGGCTCAAGACGCTGACCGACCGCACGCGGCAGGACAACGCGCGCTTCTTCGACTCGATCGACGAGGTTCCGCGGCACGTGCTGACGCAGGGACTCGGCACCATCGGCCGGGCGCGCCACCTCCTGCTCGTCGTGTCGGGCGAGGGCAAGGCGCAGGCCGTGGCCGACGCCGTCGAGGGACCGGTGTCGGCCTCGTGCCCGGCGTCGGTGCTCCAGCTGCACCCGCACGTCACCGTCCTGCTCGACCCGGCTGCGGCGTCGAGGCTGTCGCGGGGCGACTACTACCGCGAGGTCTACGCCGGCAAGCCGGACTGGCAGGGGCTCTGA
- a CDS encoding carbohydrate ABC transporter permease — protein MSERTDRTRAASLPYLLITPAVLALCLALGYPLVRQVMLSFQEFGLAQQFGTPPEWVGLQNYRDLVTDAYLWKVTLRTIVFCLVNAAVTMLIGVGLALVMRAMSKGVRLLAQTGLLLAWAMPVVASLTVWQWLFDTQYGVVNYLLTALGGDFEGHGWLLRPLSFYFVATVIIVWMSVPFVAFTVYAALTQVPEELMEAAEIDGAGMGERLRYVIIPSIRPVLMVVGLLQVIWDLRVFAQIYILQKAGGSASETNLLGTYIYRLGIGGGDFGTSAAVAIFMLALTVVLTAPYVRSMIRQERTQA, from the coding sequence ATGAGTGAGCGCACCGACCGCACCCGCGCCGCGTCCCTGCCGTACCTCCTCATCACCCCGGCGGTGCTCGCCCTGTGCCTCGCGCTCGGCTACCCGCTGGTCCGCCAGGTGATGCTGTCCTTCCAGGAGTTCGGCCTCGCCCAGCAGTTCGGCACCCCACCGGAGTGGGTCGGGCTCCAGAACTACCGCGACCTGGTGACCGACGCCTACCTGTGGAAGGTCACCCTCCGCACCATCGTCTTCTGCCTGGTCAACGCGGCCGTCACGATGCTCATCGGCGTCGGTCTCGCGCTGGTCATGCGCGCGATGTCGAAGGGCGTACGCCTGCTGGCCCAGACCGGGCTGCTGCTCGCCTGGGCGATGCCCGTGGTCGCCTCGCTCACCGTGTGGCAGTGGCTCTTCGACACCCAGTACGGCGTCGTCAACTACCTGCTCACCGCGCTCGGCGGCGACTTCGAGGGGCACGGCTGGCTGCTGCGGCCGCTCTCCTTCTACTTCGTCGCGACCGTGATCATCGTCTGGATGAGCGTGCCTTTCGTCGCCTTCACGGTGTACGCCGCCCTGACCCAGGTGCCCGAGGAGCTGATGGAGGCCGCCGAGATCGACGGCGCCGGGATGGGCGAGCGACTGCGCTACGTCATCATCCCGAGCATCCGACCGGTGCTGATGGTGGTCGGCCTGCTCCAGGTCATCTGGGACCTGAGGGTCTTCGCCCAGATCTACATCCTCCAGAAGGCCGGCGGCAGCGCCAGCGAGACCAACCTCCTCGGCACCTACATCTACCGCCTCGGCATCGGCGGCGGTGACTTCGGCACGTCCGCAGCGGTCGCGATCTTCATGCTCGCGCTGACCGTCGTCCTGACCGCCCCCTACGTCCGGTCGATGATCCGGCAGGAGAGGACCCAGGCCTGA
- a CDS encoding ROK family protein, which produces MRPALAGTRSVGLDIGGTKTHGVVLGEDGEIVAQARKSTRSGAEGVVESAARVFEALTKEIGEPLICRVGVGVPGLVDTERGTLRHAVNLGVNGDDLPLRDLLATRLGVPVAVENDVNVAALAARALVEADDVVYLSVGTGLAAGLVIDGRLRRGEHGAAGEIGHLPIDPTGTECGCGQVGCLETIASGRALARAWPTPDGPPAADLFAAAADGDVKAIAVRDRFCWGVACAIRALGLTIDPERIVLGGGVSEVGEPLRVEVVRQLRSLGEGSPFLASLGLADRLSMVPQHYPLATVGAAILGRD; this is translated from the coding sequence GTGAGGCCCGCACTGGCAGGGACGCGATCGGTCGGTCTCGACATCGGCGGGACCAAGACCCACGGCGTGGTGCTCGGCGAGGACGGCGAGATCGTCGCCCAGGCCCGCAAGTCCACGCGGTCCGGCGCCGAGGGCGTCGTCGAGAGTGCGGCGCGCGTGTTCGAGGCCCTGACCAAGGAGATCGGCGAGCCACTGATCTGCCGCGTCGGCGTCGGGGTGCCCGGGCTGGTCGACACCGAGCGCGGGACCCTGCGCCACGCGGTGAACCTCGGCGTCAATGGCGACGACCTGCCGCTGCGCGACCTGCTCGCCACGCGGCTCGGGGTGCCGGTGGCGGTGGAGAACGACGTCAACGTGGCCGCGCTCGCCGCCCGCGCCCTGGTCGAGGCCGACGACGTCGTCTACCTCAGCGTCGGCACCGGACTGGCCGCCGGACTGGTGATCGACGGACGGCTCCGACGAGGCGAGCACGGCGCGGCCGGCGAGATCGGCCACCTGCCCATCGACCCCACCGGCACCGAGTGCGGCTGCGGCCAGGTCGGCTGCCTGGAGACGATCGCGTCGGGCCGTGCGCTCGCGCGCGCCTGGCCCACCCCGGACGGCCCACCGGCGGCCGACCTCTTCGCTGCCGCCGCCGACGGCGACGTGAAGGCGATCGCCGTGCGCGACCGGTTCTGCTGGGGCGTCGCGTGCGCGATCCGTGCCCTCGGCCTCACCATCGATCCCGAGCGCATCGTGCTCGGCGGTGGGGTCAGCGAGGTCGGCGAGCCCCTGAGGGTGGAGGTGGTCCGCCAGCTACGGTCGCTGGGGGAGGGGTCGCCCTTCCTCGCCTCGCTCGGCCTGGCCGACCGGCTCAGCATGGTGCCGCAGCACTACCCGCTGGCGACCGTCGGCGCCGCGATCCTGGGGAGGGACTGA